A single genomic interval of Alphaproteobacteria bacterium harbors:
- the xth gene encoding exodeoxyribonuclease III, protein MKIATWNVNSVRLRLPNIQKWIAAQQPDVLLLQELKCQTDQFPEMEFKAAGYECAVFGQKSWNGVAVLSKFPIADVMTGLPGDTTDEQSRYIEATINGFRIASIYLPNGNPVDTEKYPYKLNWCDRLIAHARALLATNQPVVLGGDYNIIPEARDCFDPAVWKNDALFMLQSRQKYRQLVNLGYTDAFRVFNQQDHQYSFWDYQGGSWPRNLGIRIDHLMCSPQAADRLESCIIDSAPRGEEKASDHTPVMASFRPSAA, encoded by the coding sequence ATGAAAATCGCCACCTGGAACGTCAACTCTGTCCGGCTCCGCCTGCCCAACATCCAGAAATGGATCGCGGCGCAACAGCCCGATGTGCTGCTGCTGCAGGAATTGAAATGCCAGACCGACCAGTTCCCCGAAATGGAATTCAAGGCGGCGGGTTACGAATGCGCGGTCTTCGGCCAGAAATCATGGAACGGCGTCGCCGTCCTGTCGAAATTCCCCATCGCCGATGTCATGACGGGCCTGCCCGGCGACACGACGGATGAACAGTCGCGGTATATCGAGGCAACCATCAACGGCTTTCGTATCGCGTCGATCTACCTGCCGAACGGCAATCCGGTCGATACCGAAAAATACCCGTACAAGCTCAACTGGTGCGACCGGCTGATCGCCCATGCGCGCGCACTTCTGGCGACGAACCAGCCCGTGGTGCTGGGCGGCGATTACAACATCATCCCCGAAGCGCGCGATTGCTTTGATCCCGCCGTCTGGAAGAACGACGCGCTGTTCATGCTGCAAAGCCGCCAGAAATACCGCCAGCTGGTCAACCTCGGCTACACCGATGCCTTCCGCGTGTTCAACCAGCAGGACCATCAATACAGTTTCTGGGATTATCAGGGCGGCAGCTGGCCCCGCAACCTCGGCATCCGCATCGACCACCTGATGTGTTCCCCCCAAGCCGCCGACAGGCTGGAAAGCTGCATCATCGACAGCGCACCGCGCGGCGAAGAAAAGGCGTCAGACCATACGCCGGTGATGGCCAGCTTCCGTCCCTCTGCCGCCTAA
- a CDS encoding CcdB family protein produces MVLDVQADLLSTLKTRVVVPLLPYAEAKSEAVPHLKPVVTVKGKKHVLMVTDIGSVEVAKLGAAIDNLENQRQEITAALDSLMQGF; encoded by the coding sequence CTGGTGCTGGATGTGCAGGCCGACCTGCTCTCCACCCTGAAAACCCGCGTGGTCGTGCCGCTGCTGCCCTATGCCGAGGCAAAGAGTGAAGCCGTGCCGCACCTGAAACCCGTCGTGACGGTCAAGGGAAAGAAGCATGTGCTGATGGTGACGGATATCGGCTCGGTGGAAGTCGCGAAGCTGGGCGCGGCGATTGATAACCTCGAAAATCAGCGGCAGGAGATTACAGCGGCGCTGGATTCTTTGATGCAGGGATTTTAG
- a CDS encoding type II toxin-antitoxin system CcdA family antitoxin: MDRPRRRPVNLTLPEDLLSEAKSLNVNASREAEAGIRLAVKKAREEKWLKHNRAAIDAHNKRVEKSGPLLTSSWAED; the protein is encoded by the coding sequence ATGGATAGGCCGCGCCGACGCCCCGTCAACCTGACCCTGCCTGAAGATTTGCTGTCGGAGGCAAAGTCGTTGAACGTCAACGCCTCGCGCGAAGCGGAGGCGGGCATTCGCCTCGCTGTGAAAAAAGCGCGTGAAGAAAAATGGCTGAAACACAACCGCGCCGCCATCGACGCTCACAATAAACGCGTCGAAAAATCCGGCCCGCTGCTCACTTCGTCATGGGCAGAAGACTGA
- a CDS encoding NAD(P)H-binding protein, whose amino-acid sequence MKVIIYGATGMIGQGALRACLNDPQVEAVLAVGRTATGVQHAKLKELMMLDLADYSHFDAALAGYDACFFCLGTTVAGKTEAEYRRVTQGFTMAAAETLLRLNPQMTFVYVSAEGADSTEKGPVMWARVRGELENALLRMPFKGVYILRPAFIQPMDGEQSKTPAYRMMYNAFKPLSPLIKKLFPSYATDTRVLGRAMIVLAGRGYEKTVLKSRDLNKAGKD is encoded by the coding sequence ATGAAGGTCATTATATACGGCGCGACAGGCATGATCGGGCAGGGCGCGCTGCGTGCCTGCCTGAACGATCCGCAAGTGGAGGCCGTGCTGGCGGTGGGGCGCACGGCGACGGGCGTGCAGCATGCGAAGCTGAAAGAGCTGATGATGCTCGACCTTGCCGATTACAGCCATTTCGATGCGGCGCTGGCGGGGTATGACGCGTGCTTCTTCTGCCTCGGCACCACGGTTGCGGGCAAGACGGAAGCCGAATATCGCCGCGTGACGCAAGGCTTCACCATGGCCGCCGCCGAAACGCTGCTGCGCCTCAACCCGCAGATGACGTTTGTATATGTCTCCGCCGAAGGCGCGGACAGCACCGAAAAAGGCCCGGTCATGTGGGCGCGCGTGCGCGGCGAGCTGGAGAATGCGCTGCTGCGGATGCCGTTCAAGGGCGTCTACATCCTGCGCCCCGCCTTCATCCAGCCGATGGACGGCGAACAATCCAAAACCCCCGCTTACCGCATGATGTATAACGCGTTCAAACCGCTATCGCCGCTGATCAAAAAACTGTTCCCGTCCTACGCCACCGATACGCGCGTGCTGGGGCGGGCGATGATAGTGCTGGCGGGGAGGGGGTATGAGAAGACAGTGTTGAAAAGCCGGGATTTGAACAAGGCAGGAAAAGATTAA
- a CDS encoding GNAT family N-acetyltransferase, whose product MRKPDSGLEQRVGTIRRFNRMYMQKIGILEERVFDSPFTAAELRVLTELELCGQTTASALARDLKMDNGYLSRIMTKFEKEGLIEKERSKEDARQFKIVLSKKGSKVCDDINEVANKIMINIVSPLPVEDQIRLVAAMSTIDRIVNQPGQFERRVAEAFTLREHRLGDIGRIIHSCSVQFAADYGWNHEFEAELAALAAEFIRKYKPETDRCLIAEINGHLVGSVFVRAVNDNTAEAVLPYVTPEARGMGIGRHLLDAATAFAKHAGYKKLVLRTESVIDFAGQMMKQAGLQLVRETPHRRFGIDSIGQDWELVLA is encoded by the coding sequence GTGCGCAAACCTGATTCAGGACTTGAACAGCGTGTAGGAACGATCCGTCGTTTCAACCGCATGTACATGCAGAAAATCGGCATTCTGGAAGAACGCGTTTTCGACAGTCCGTTTACCGCCGCCGAATTGCGCGTGCTGACCGAACTGGAACTGTGCGGCCAGACGACCGCCAGCGCGCTGGCGCGCGACCTGAAAATGGATAACGGCTATCTCAGCCGCATCATGACCAAGTTTGAAAAAGAAGGCCTGATCGAAAAGGAGCGCTCTAAAGAAGACGCGCGCCAGTTCAAGATCGTGCTGTCGAAAAAGGGCAGCAAGGTCTGCGACGATATCAACGAAGTCGCGAACAAGATCATGATCAACATCGTGTCGCCGCTGCCGGTCGAAGACCAGATCCGCCTTGTCGCCGCCATGTCAACGATCGACCGCATCGTCAACCAGCCCGGCCAGTTCGAGCGGCGCGTGGCGGAAGCCTTTACGTTGCGCGAACACAGGCTGGGCGATATCGGGCGCATCATCCACAGCTGCTCGGTTCAGTTCGCGGCCGACTACGGCTGGAACCATGAATTCGAGGCGGAACTGGCGGCGCTGGCGGCGGAATTCATCCGCAAATATAAGCCCGAGACCGACCGCTGCCTGATCGCGGAAATCAACGGCCATCTGGTCGGCTCCGTGTTCGTGCGCGCTGTCAACGACAATACGGCGGAAGCCGTGCTGCCCTATGTCACACCGGAAGCGCGCGGCATGGGCATCGGCCGCCACCTGCTGGACGCGGCGACAGCTTTCGCAAAACATGCAGGCTATAAAAAACTCGTGCTGCGCACCGAAAGCGTGATCGATTTCGCGGGCCAGATGATGAAGCAGGCGGGCCTGCAGCTGGTGCGCGAAACGCCGCACCGCCGCTTCGGCATCGACAGCATCGGGCAGGACTGGGAACTCGTCCTCGCGTAA
- a CDS encoding c-type cytochrome, with the protein MRHKLAFFILLMLPVTAHADDGNAESGATAFKSRCMACHTMDKNKIGPQLAGVYGRKAGTVEGFKYSDALAASGIVWDDKKLDEWLAGPQKMVPGQKMNISVPDSKTRADIIAHLKTQK; encoded by the coding sequence ATGCGACACAAGCTTGCGTTTTTTATCCTTCTCATGCTTCCTGTGACCGCCCATGCGGATGACGGCAACGCCGAATCCGGCGCGACAGCGTTCAAATCGCGCTGCATGGCGTGCCATACGATGGACAAAAACAAGATCGGCCCGCAATTGGCTGGTGTCTATGGCCGCAAGGCAGGCACGGTGGAGGGTTTCAAATATTCCGACGCACTTGCCGCATCCGGCATCGTCTGGGACGACAAGAAACTGGACGAATGGCTGGCAGGCCCCCAGAAAATGGTGCCGGGCCAGAAAATGAATATCAGCGTGCCGGATTCCAAAACCCGCGCCGATATCATCGCCCATCTGAAAACCCAGAAATAG
- a CDS encoding FAD/NAD(P)-binding protein — MADQDNTKPIVIVGGGFAGTTMMTHTLLRIAADPGITKPVKILMVERHEEQMHGGVAYSRGAEYKKHNLNAGAMSMDMFPGNEPPPGFPSFVQYIQQKAESDPAQLDHLINPSRQLVSQYITDMLNIAKEKVGAKADVEIALRKATKIEQLPEGGTRVEFGDGSSVDSCHTILATGFQEAAAPRFAKNVADHPRFMDQPYAAKANPFYNEVCKEPDAKTLIIGTGLTAMDIAARMINSGYKGEIVMMSRRGLMHKTYEDTPPEEYLANQAMRGEARSVDSLDISKTRPKFLEAETTAELVRGIVSEFNDLRSQGYTSPEILIYWERFVPDVCAKFPHKDLAALFADHEALITSSRVGVTPNTGLTVRDGIESGQIKVAVGAIKDISPGDNGRLAATYNPGNGDVSMVKMQFNAAENRPEVAQYDYVFSAMGNTSNYAVPPEQISDPLWRDLLKEGKAQPHWTKSGIAVGRDFSLLDAQGNASDCITVIGVPVAGHMMTTPYPYPHAPHISGGKLGPNALGAMTISAEVKMVLDHKFESMTAGYRNDEPSVAATVKRQKTAQPSR; from the coding sequence ATGGCGGATCAGGACAATACGAAGCCTATTGTTATCGTCGGCGGCGGCTTTGCCGGTACAACCATGATGACGCATACATTGCTCCGGATCGCGGCCGACCCCGGCATTACCAAGCCCGTCAAAATCCTGATGGTGGAACGCCACGAAGAACAGATGCATGGCGGTGTCGCCTATAGCAGGGGCGCGGAATACAAAAAGCACAACCTGAATGCCGGCGCAATGAGCATGGATATGTTCCCCGGCAACGAGCCCCCGCCCGGCTTCCCCAGTTTCGTGCAATATATCCAGCAAAAGGCGGAAAGCGATCCCGCGCAGCTTGATCACCTGATCAACCCGTCGCGCCAGCTGGTCAGCCAGTACATCACCGACATGCTGAACATCGCGAAAGAAAAAGTCGGCGCCAAGGCGGATGTCGAAATCGCGCTGCGCAAGGCGACGAAAATCGAACAGCTGCCCGAAGGCGGCACGCGCGTCGAATTCGGCGACGGGTCGAGCGTCGATTCATGCCATACCATCCTTGCGACCGGATTCCAGGAAGCCGCCGCACCGCGCTTTGCGAAAAACGTGGCCGACCATCCGCGCTTCATGGACCAGCCCTATGCGGCGAAGGCCAACCCGTTTTACAACGAAGTATGCAAGGAACCGGACGCAAAAACCCTGATCATCGGCACCGGCCTGACCGCGATGGACATTGCCGCGCGCATGATCAATTCCGGCTACAAGGGCGAAATCGTCATGATGTCGCGCCGCGGCCTGATGCACAAAACCTACGAGGACACGCCGCCCGAGGAATATCTTGCCAATCAGGCAATGCGCGGCGAAGCGCGTTCCGTCGATAGCCTTGATATTTCCAAGACGCGCCCGAAATTTCTGGAGGCGGAAACGACGGCCGAACTGGTGCGCGGCATCGTCAGCGAATTCAACGACCTGAGATCACAGGGCTACACCTCGCCCGAAATCCTGATTTACTGGGAACGCTTTGTGCCCGATGTCTGCGCGAAATTCCCGCACAAGGATCTGGCGGCGCTGTTCGCCGACCACGAAGCGCTGATTACGTCGTCGCGCGTCGGCGTGACGCCCAATACCGGCCTTACCGTACGCGACGGCATCGAAAGCGGCCAGATCAAGGTGGCGGTCGGCGCGATCAAGGATATCAGCCCCGGCGACAACGGCCGCCTTGCCGCGACCTACAACCCCGGTAACGGCGATGTGTCGATGGTGAAGATGCAGTTTAACGCCGCCGAAAACCGCCCCGAAGTCGCGCAGTATGACTATGTATTTTCCGCGATGGGCAATACCAGCAACTATGCCGTGCCGCCGGAGCAGATCAGCGACCCGCTGTGGCGGGATTTGCTGAAAGAAGGCAAGGCGCAGCCGCATTGGACAAAATCGGGCATCGCGGTCGGCAGGGATTTCTCCCTGCTGGATGCGCAAGGCAATGCGTCCGACTGTATCACCGTGATCGGCGTGCCGGTTGCGGGGCATATGATGACGACCCCCTACCCCTATCCACACGCCCCCCATATCTCGGGCGGCAAGCTGGGGCCGAACGCGCTGGGCGCGATGACGATTTCTGCAGAAGTGAAAATGGTGCTGGATCATAAATTTGAATCCATGACCGCCGGATATCGCAACGACGAGCCGTCGGTAGCCGCCACCGTCAAACGCCAGAAAACCGCGCAACCCTCTCGATAA
- a CDS encoding FAD/NAD(P)-binding protein has translation MSDNNPPIVIVGGGLAGTVMLVHTLVKIANDPAITEANPVSISLIERYAEQLHGGVAYSKGPNFREHNLNAGARTLNFFPAGKYPAGMPTFVEYIQDRAKKNPEELHALTDPPRQMVNEYCQHMLKLAIDKAGAKVQVEIGMKNIIKAEEKPDGGARLYCSDGAAFDASHVILATGFQEATAPKFAQKAAGHPHFVAQPYSARANRAFEEVCSNAEGQKAFIIGTGLTAMDIAARLIKQGFKGEITMMSRRALMHTTFEPTTPEEYLAKRIKGEPRPQAELDFTKREPKFLQAKTIAGLVKAVGKEFTELTAQGYSSGEILAYWERYVPTIAEKFPHEDLAKLYLDNEALIVSRRAGVTPDTGTTVRDAINNGQIKVKTGAIREVSVDDEGKLAVTYNPGSGALTLTRAKFNAVTNRTRTEGYDFVFSAMGNSANFNNAAEVKERLWADLLETGKATPHWLRAGVTLTKDFSLVDATGKASDCFTVIGVPASGHMVVTRYPYPDSPGVTGGKMGPTSLNSGAILSETLLVLEAKYERLMASFKIEPAANDTDFDAAPKKRAAGRSFGA, from the coding sequence ATGTCGGATAACAATCCACCTATCGTTATCGTCGGCGGCGGTTTGGCCGGTACTGTGATGCTGGTGCATACGCTGGTGAAAATCGCCAACGACCCTGCCATTACCGAAGCAAACCCTGTCAGCATTTCGCTGATCGAGCGTTATGCCGAACAGCTGCATGGCGGTGTCGCCTACAGCAAAGGCCCCAATTTCCGCGAGCATAACCTGAACGCCGGCGCGCGCACGCTTAACTTCTTCCCTGCCGGAAAATATCCGGCAGGCATGCCGACCTTTGTCGAATACATCCAGGACCGCGCGAAAAAGAACCCCGAGGAACTGCACGCGCTGACCGACCCGCCCCGCCAGATGGTCAACGAATACTGCCAGCACATGTTGAAACTGGCGATCGATAAGGCGGGCGCGAAGGTTCAGGTCGAGATCGGCATGAAGAACATCATCAAGGCCGAGGAAAAGCCCGACGGCGGCGCGCGTCTGTATTGCAGCGACGGCGCGGCATTCGACGCCAGCCACGTGATCCTCGCCACAGGCTTTCAGGAAGCGACCGCGCCAAAATTCGCGCAGAAGGCCGCCGGCCACCCGCATTTCGTGGCGCAACCCTATTCCGCACGCGCCAACCGCGCTTTCGAGGAAGTATGCTCCAACGCCGAAGGGCAAAAAGCCTTCATCATCGGCACCGGCCTGACCGCGATGGACATCGCCGCGCGCCTGATCAAGCAGGGCTTCAAGGGCGAAATCACCATGATGTCGCGCCGCGCGCTGATGCACACCACTTTTGAACCGACCACCCCCGAAGAATACCTGGCAAAACGCATCAAGGGCGAACCCCGCCCGCAGGCGGAGCTGGATTTCACCAAGCGGGAACCGAAATTCCTGCAGGCGAAAACCATCGCAGGCCTCGTCAAGGCCGTCGGCAAGGAATTCACCGAACTGACCGCGCAGGGCTATTCTTCCGGCGAGATCCTCGCCTATTGGGAGCGTTACGTGCCGACCATCGCCGAAAAATTCCCGCATGAAGACCTCGCGAAACTGTACCTCGACAACGAGGCGCTGATCGTCAGCCGCCGTGCAGGGGTCACGCCCGATACCGGCACGACAGTACGTGATGCCATCAACAACGGCCAGATCAAGGTAAAGACCGGCGCGATCCGCGAAGTTTCGGTCGATGACGAAGGCAAGCTCGCGGTCACCTATAACCCCGGCTCCGGCGCACTCACGCTGACGCGCGCGAAATTCAACGCCGTCACCAACCGCACCAGAACCGAAGGATACGATTTCGTGTTCTCCGCCATGGGCAACTCGGCGAATTTCAACAACGCCGCCGAGGTGAAGGAAAGGCTGTGGGCCGACCTGCTGGAAACCGGCAAGGCGACCCCGCATTGGCTGCGTGCGGGCGTGACCCTGACCAAGGATTTCTCGCTGGTCGATGCGACCGGCAAGGCTTCCGACTGCTTCACCGTCATCGGCGTACCCGCATCCGGCCACATGGTCGTGACGCGCTACCCCTATCCCGACAGCCCCGGCGTGACCGGCGGCAAGATGGGCCCCACCTCGCTCAATTCCGGCGCGATCCTGTCAGAAACGCTTTTGGTGCTGGAGGCGAAATACGAACGCCTGATGGCCAGCTTCAAGATCGAGCCTGCGGCAAACGACACCGATTTCGATGCAGCCCCCAAAAAGCGGGCTGCGGGCCGCAGCTTCGGCGCTTAA
- a CDS encoding MBL fold metallo-hydrolase produces the protein MANPYYSGPISDHYDRERFRNYAPRDPHRTQSFWKWQLTSKPRPWPFRVDPIPQDVPPPRVDGNALRVTFVGHATALVQTAGLNILTDPVWSMRASPLPFMGPRRVCPAGVAFEKLPKIDVVIVSHNHYDHMDIKTLKKLAARDNPLFVTPLGNDTIMKKHIPNMRVRALDWGDAERLQGVGFHAEPAQHWSMRRMGDRNKALWAAFVISAPGGNIYFSADTGYADHFRKAREKFGHFRFALIPIGAYEPRWFMRYSHCDPQEAVKAYEDLGSPLSLGIHFNTFRLSDEGYDDPVAELRAELALKKIPESQFRALPDGSFIDVP, from the coding sequence ATGGCAAACCCGTATTATTCCGGCCCCATCAGCGACCATTATGACCGCGAGCGTTTCCGCAACTACGCGCCCCGCGACCCCCACCGCACGCAATCCTTCTGGAAGTGGCAGCTGACATCCAAGCCGCGCCCCTGGCCGTTCCGCGTCGATCCGATCCCGCAGGATGTGCCGCCGCCCCGCGTGGATGGCAATGCCCTGCGCGTCACCTTCGTCGGCCATGCAACGGCATTGGTGCAGACGGCGGGGCTGAACATCCTGACCGATCCCGTCTGGTCGATGCGCGCCAGCCCCCTGCCCTTTATGGGCCCGCGCCGCGTCTGCCCCGCCGGTGTCGCGTTCGAAAAACTGCCCAAGATCGATGTCGTGATCGTCAGCCACAACCATTACGACCATATGGACATCAAGACGCTGAAAAAACTGGCAGCGCGCGACAACCCGCTGTTCGTCACGCCGCTTGGCAATGACACGATCATGAAAAAACATATCCCCAACATGCGCGTGCGCGCGCTCGATTGGGGCGATGCGGAAAGATTGCAGGGCGTCGGTTTCCACGCCGAACCCGCACAGCATTGGTCGATGCGCCGCATGGGCGACCGCAACAAGGCGCTGTGGGCGGCCTTCGTGATTTCCGCGCCGGGCGGGAATATCTATTTTTCCGCCGATACCGGCTATGCCGACCATTTCCGCAAGGCGCGCGAAAAATTCGGCCATTTCAGATTTGCGCTGATCCCCATCGGCGCATATGAGCCCCGCTGGTTCATGCGCTATTCCCATTGCGACCCGCAGGAAGCGGTAAAGGCTTATGAGGATCTGGGATCGCCCCTGTCGCTGGGCATCCATTTCAACACGTTCCGGCTGTCGGATGAAGGCTACGATGACCCGGTCGCCGAATTGCGCGCCGAGCTTGCTTTGAAAAAAATTCCGGAGTCCCAATTCCGCGCGTTGCCGGACGGATCGTTTATCGACGTTCCTTAA
- the metF gene encoding methylenetetrahydrofolate reductase, giving the protein MSLPFIMPQDCDLNVSFEFFPPKTAKMEETLWESFALLSQLSPKFVSVTYGAGGSTRERTHDIVTHINSRTGLNAAAHLTCIGHTKEEIAEIVEGYWRDGIRHIVALRGDMPDNSGKYVPTPGGYQHASDLVAGLKKIAPFEISVAGYPEGHPEAINMQMDLLNLKQKVDAGANRVITQFFMNPEKFLSFRDRAVAAGIDVPIVPGILPITNFSKMTEFAERCGTKVPKWMMQLFEGLDDFPKTRELVAATVASEQCRVLHENGVRDFHFYTLNRAELSLAICHMLGMRAKAAKAAAA; this is encoded by the coding sequence ATGTCTTTGCCCTTTATCATGCCGCAGGATTGCGACCTGAATGTCAGTTTTGAATTCTTCCCGCCCAAAACGGCGAAGATGGAGGAAACCCTGTGGGAATCCTTCGCGCTCTTAAGCCAGTTGTCGCCGAAATTCGTGTCGGTCACTTACGGCGCGGGCGGCAGCACGCGCGAGCGCACGCATGATATCGTGACGCATATCAACAGCCGCACCGGATTGAACGCGGCCGCGCACCTGACCTGTATCGGCCATACGAAGGAAGAAATCGCCGAGATCGTCGAGGGCTACTGGCGCGACGGCATCCGCCATATCGTGGCGCTGCGCGGCGATATGCCCGACAATAGCGGTAAATATGTGCCCACGCCGGGCGGTTACCAGCATGCCAGCGACCTTGTCGCGGGCCTGAAGAAAATTGCGCCGTTCGAAATCAGCGTGGCGGGTTACCCCGAAGGCCATCCCGAAGCGATCAACATGCAGATGGATTTGCTGAACCTGAAGCAAAAGGTCGATGCGGGCGCGAACCGCGTGATTACGCAATTTTTCATGAACCCCGAAAAATTCCTGTCCTTCCGCGACCGCGCGGTGGCGGCGGGGATCGACGTGCCGATCGTGCCGGGCATCCTGCCGATCACCAATTTTTCCAAGATGACCGAATTCGCCGAACGCTGCGGCACGAAAGTGCCGAAATGGATGATGCAGCTGTTCGAAGGTCTCGACGATTTCCCAAAGACCCGCGAGTTGGTGGCCGCGACGGTCGCATCGGAACAATGCCGCGTGCTGCACGAAAACGGCGTGCGCGATTTCCATTTCTATACGCTGAACCGCGCGGAACTATCGCTTGCCATCTGCCACATGCTGGGCATGCGGGCGAAGGCGGCGAAAGCGGCGGCTGCGTAA
- the hppD gene encoding 4-hydroxyphenylpyruvate dioxygenase, producing the protein MADLFENPMGTDGFEFVEYSHTEPEKLEKLFASLGFKKTGTHKSKKVTLWQQGDINFILNAEPEATEFAKKRHGGGAIAMAFRVKDAAKALAHAVSKGAKEIKGKVGPGELSIPAIEGIGGSILYLVDKYGAKGSIYETDFNIIDKAPKGAGLTYLDHLTHNVMRGNMAKWADFYTDLFNFREIRYFDIEGKLTGLKSKAMTSPCGKIRIPINESSDDKSQIEEFLKRYGGEGIQHIALGTSDIYTTVTDLQKSGMEFQTTLDTYYKKLDARVPGHGEDTAKLQSLNILLDGAPTKGQGILLQIFTKDAIGPIFYEIIQRKGNEGFGEGNFQALFESLEDDQIRRGVLKDDGSKKAAS; encoded by the coding sequence ATGGCCGACTTGTTCGAAAACCCCATGGGCACCGACGGTTTCGAGTTTGTGGAATACAGCCACACCGAACCCGAAAAACTCGAAAAACTTTTCGCCAGCCTCGGCTTTAAAAAGACCGGCACGCATAAATCGAAAAAGGTCACGCTCTGGCAACAGGGCGACATCAACTTCATCCTGAACGCCGAACCCGAAGCGACCGAGTTCGCCAAAAAACGCCACGGCGGCGGTGCGATCGCCATGGCCTTCCGCGTGAAGGACGCGGCGAAAGCATTGGCGCATGCGGTGTCCAAAGGCGCGAAAGAGATTAAGGGCAAGGTCGGCCCCGGCGAACTCAGCATCCCCGCGATCGAAGGCATCGGCGGGTCGATCCTGTACCTCGTCGATAAATACGGCGCGAAGGGTTCGATCTATGAAACCGATTTCAACATCATCGACAAAGCACCGAAGGGCGCGGGCCTGACGTATCTTGACCACCTGACCCACAACGTGATGCGCGGCAATATGGCGAAATGGGCGGATTTCTACACCGACCTGTTCAACTTCCGCGAGATCCGCTATTTCGACATCGAAGGCAAGCTGACAGGTTTGAAATCGAAAGCCATGACCAGCCCCTGCGGCAAAATCCGCATTCCGATCAATGAATCGTCGGATGATAAATCGCAGATCGAGGAATTCCTGAAACGCTATGGCGGCGAAGGCATCCAGCATATCGCGCTTGGCACCAGCGACATCTATACCACCGTGACCGACCTGCAAAAATCGGGCATGGAATTCCAGACGACGCTCGACACCTATTACAAAAAACTCGACGCGCGCGTGCCCGGCCATGGCGAAGACACCGCAAAACTGCAGAGCCTCAACATCCTGCTCGACGGCGCGCCGACCAAGGGTCAGGGCATCCTGCTGCAAATCTTCACCAAGGACGCGATCGGCCCTATCTTCTACGAAATCATCCAGCGTAAAGGCAACGAAGGCTTCGGCGAAGGCAACTTCCAGGCCTTGTTTGAATCCCTCGAAGACGACCAGATCCGCCGCGGCGTGCTGAAAGATGACGGCAGCAAGAAGGCGGCGTCGTAA
- a CDS encoding fumarylacetoacetate hydrolase family protein yields MKLASLKHGRDGKLVVVNTALTQYAPASHIAPTLQAALDDWEKCAPQLKQLAAELEQGRVKDSAAFNAKNCASPLPRAYQWADGSAYVNHVELVRKARGAEMPESFWTDPLMYQGGSDAFLSPTEDIAFENEAWGIDFEGEVAVITGDVPMGTPASDAGKYIKLIMLVNDVTLRAIAQPELAKGFGFYQSKPSSAFSPVAVTPDELGAAWKDNKVHLRLHADWNGKQFGRPHAGTDMVFDFAQLIAHAAKTRPLCAGTIIGSGTISNKDRSSGHVCIVEKRMLEKVETGESKTGFMKFGDTIKIEMLDTAGKSIFGAIEQKVVPYKYEAAPLTAKTAAAG; encoded by the coding sequence ATGAAGCTCGCCTCCTTGAAACATGGCCGCGATGGCAAGCTGGTCGTGGTGAACACGGCGCTGACGCAATACGCACCCGCATCGCATATCGCGCCCACGCTGCAGGCGGCGCTGGATGATTGGGAAAAATGCGCGCCGCAATTGAAACAGCTGGCAGCCGAGCTTGAACAGGGTCGCGTCAAGGATTCGGCGGCGTTCAATGCGAAAAACTGCGCATCGCCCCTGCCCCGCGCCTATCAATGGGCGGATGGCAGCGCATACGTCAACCATGTGGAACTGGTGCGCAAGGCGCGCGGCGCGGAAATGCCGGAAAGCTTCTGGACCGACCCGCTGATGTACCAAGGCGGATCGGATGCTTTTCTGTCGCCCACCGAAGATATCGCGTTTGAAAACGAAGCATGGGGCATCGATTTCGAGGGCGAAGTCGCGGTCATCACCGGCGACGTGCCGATGGGCACGCCCGCATCGGATGCCGGAAAATACATCAAGCTGATCATGCTGGTGAACGATGTGACGCTGCGCGCGATTGCGCAGCCCGAACTGGCCAAGGGTTTCGGTTTCTATCAATCGAAACCGTCAAGCGCCTTCTCCCCCGTCGCTGTCACGCCCGACGAACTGGGTGCGGCGTGGAAAGACAACAAGGTGCATCTGCGCCTGCATGCCGACTGGAACGGCAAACAATTTGGCCGCCCGCATGCCGGCACCGATATGGTGTTCGATTTCGCGCAGCTGATCGCACATGCCGCGAAAACGCGCCCCTTGTGCGCAGGTACGATCATCGGTTCCGGCACGATTTCGAACAAGGACCGCTCCAGCGGCCATGTCTGCATCGTGGAAAAACGCATGCTGGAAAAGGTGGAGACCGGCGAGAGCAAGACCGGCTTCATGAAATTCGGCGACACGATCAAAATTGAAATGCTGG